One genomic region from Bombus terrestris chromosome 15, iyBomTerr1.2, whole genome shotgun sequence encodes:
- the LOC105666590 gene encoding synaptic vesicle glycoprotein 2C, which yields MKIRFCIGMAVGAFVFGIIIDASGRKGSIPATMIAVFCATISLSFAQTTFLIYLSIFVLGLGLAGNNVVLRVYVIEFLPMKRRGFCLVALDVLGVIGYVSALGLSWLLMPSIVRLQNKKFRPNSWRVLIGLGGIPNLIMACATSLLPASPRYLLYRRRYEEALTVLRQIYAINNSKHADTYTLRTLDNCVRPDEEDEEDTGNVSKIVRKFCIKTRKRIRKICSTPFKCTTILGLCINLLQFPGIIWVALWNTQLFQETENFNKSAKKNSTCVVDIENLALGFLHNCQEIDTDRFRILFYLSLSYILGEILLLIGIDVIGRKIFLVLSGLVGTAACLGLLFTVHNIVQIVLSLIILAAYAIGRTTASILLLENYFTGVRGTIIGLSRIFPYLVGSFTKLFLNIQCITSIYIMSGILLSAAVAGSRMPDLTRLPMQE from the exons atgaaaataagattTTGTATAGGAATGGCTGTAGGGGCATTTGTATTCGGAATAATAATCGATGCAAGTGGACGTAAAGGATCGATTCCCGCCACTATGATCGCTGTGTTTTGCGCCACTATCAGTTTATCCTTTGCGCAAACTACTTTCCTGATATACCTTTCAATATTTGTACTTGGACTGGG attAGCTGGTAATAACGTGGTTTTAAGAGTATATGTAATCGAATTTTTGCCCATGAAACGAAGAGGCTTTTGTTTAGTTGCTTTGGATGTATTAGGAGTTATTGGTTATGTGTCTGCTTTAG GATTGTCATGGCTATTGATGCCTTCGATTGTGCGATTGCAAAACAAAAAATTTCGACCAAATTCTTGGCGAGTCCTTATAGGATTAGGAGGTATACCAAATTTGATCATGGCATGTGCGACTAGTTTATTACCGGCAAGTCCTAGATACTTGCTTTATCGGCGTCGGTACGAAGAAGCGCTAACTGTATTACGGCAGATCTatgcaattaataattcgaaGCATGCCGATACTTATACA TTACGTACTTTAGACAATTGTGTTCGACCAGACGAGGAAGATGAAGAAGATACAGGAAATGTGAGTAAAATAGTACGGAAATTCTGTATAAAAACACGCAAACGAATCCGCAAGATATGCAGCACACCATTTAAATGTACCACGATATTAGGACTTTGTATCAACCTTTTACAATTTCCAGG AATCATTTGGGTTGCTCTTTGGAATACGCAATTGTTTCAAGAAAcagaaaattttaacaaatcgGCAAAGAAGAATTCTACATGCGTTGTCGATATAGAGAACTTGGCATTAGGATTTTTGCACAATTGTCAAGAAATAGACACGGATCGTTTTAgaattcttttctatttatctttGAGCTACATATTAGGAGAAATTTTGTTGCTAATTGGCATCGATGTTATtggtagaaaaatatttctag tactTTCAGGATTAGTGGGAACAGCCGCGTGTCTTGGTTTATTATTTACAGTTCATAATATAGTACAAATCGTTCTTTCACTGATCATACTAGCAGCTTACGCGATTGGTCGTACGACAGCTTCGAtacttttattggaaaattattttaccgGCGTAAG GGGTACGATTATCGGTTTATCCAGAATATTTCCCTACTTGGTTGGTAGTTTTACTAAACTCTTTCTAAATATACAGTGTATTACTAGTATCTACATTATGTCAGGAATTTTGTTGA GTGCTGCTGTTGCAGGGTCACGAATGCCTGACCTAACCCGATTACCGATGCAAGAATAG
- the LOC105666558 gene encoding peroxiredoxin 1, translated as MPVPALQKPAPAFHGTAVVKGEFKEISLSDYKGKYVVLFFYPLDFTFVCPTEIIAFSDRVEEFEKIGCKLIAASTDSHFSHLAWVNTPRKQGGLGEMNIPLLADKSTKIARDYGVLDEESGVPFRGLFIIDDKQKLRQVTINDLPVGRSVDETLRLVQAFQYTDKHGEVCPAGWKPGKKTMKPDVVASKEYFKDT; from the exons ATGCCAGTCCCAGCACTTCAGAAACCTGCTCCTGCTTTCCATGGTACTGCAGTTGTAAAgggagaatttaaagaaatttcccTTTCTGACTACAAAGGGAAATATGTTGTATTGTTCTTCTATCCATTAGATTt TACATTTGTTTGTCCAACTGAAATCATTGCCTTTTCTGATCGTGTTGAAGAATTTGAGAAAATTGGTTGTAAACTCATTGCTGCATCTACTGATTCTCACTTCAGTCACTTGGCATGGGTAAATACACCACGTAAACAGGGTGGTCTTGGTGAAATGAACATTCCCCTTCTTGCTGACAAAAGCACTAAAATTGCACGCGATTATGGCGTGCTTGATGAAGAAAGCGGAGTTCCATTCCGTGGTCTCTTTATCATAGATGACAAACAAAAGCTACGTCAAGTTACTATTAATGATTTACCAGTTGGCAG ATCTGTTGATGAGACTCTGCGTTTAGTTCAAGCATTCCAGTATACTGATAAACATGGAGAAGTATGTCCTGCTGGCTGGAAACCAGGAAAGAAGACTATGAAGCCTGATGTGGTTGCTTCTaaggaatatttcaaagatacATAA
- the LOC100650542 gene encoding metaxin-1 isoform X3 — protein MDTFELTIWKGDWGLPSVDTECLQILVYAKFNNIPLKINATSNPFNGNLPILKTNDGTFNETKDIIEYFRGKNYNTEQNLSRKECAKIMAYDTMLKEKLFPALQFIWWIDEKNVNELIRPWYCKTLPFPLNFYYPGKFERQARAMLETLYPVEDNISIIENKVYSEAQKCLTLLSTSLGDSVYFLGEEPTLLDAIVYSYLAPLLKAPLPNPALQNHLKACTNLMSYTSRISERYFSNECSEYKTKESAQSIKKYAQNEFPNKRRNQFFAGFFATLVMATYAFSTGILEIFVF, from the exons aTGGACACGTTTGAATTAACTATTTGGAAAGGTGATTGGGGTTTACCGTCAGTTGACACGGAATGTTTGCAGATTTTG gTTTATgccaaatttaataatataccttTGAAAATTAATGCAACTAGTAATCCATTTAATGGCAACTTACCTATACTAAAAACTAATGATGGTACATTTAATGAAACCAAggatataatagaatattttagagGAAAGAATTATAATACAGAACAGAATTTAAGTCGAAAAGAATGTGCAAAAATTATGGCTTATGATACaatgttgaaagaaaaattattcccAGCATTGCAATTCATTTG gTGGATAGATGAGAAAAATGTGAATGAATTAATAAGACCATGGTATTGTAAAACACTGCCCTTTCCATTAAATTTTTACTATCCAGGAAAATTTGAACGACAAGCTCGAGCTATGCTTGAAACTTTGTATCCTGTAGAAGATAATATAAGCATCATAGAAAATAAG gTTTACTCTGAAGCACAGAAATGTTTGACACTGTTATCCACAAGTCTTGGGGATTCAGTATATTTTCTGGGTGAAGAACCTACTCTATTGGATGCTATTGTATATTCTTACTTAGCACCATTGCTCAAAGCTCCTTTACCAAATCCAGCATTACAAAACCATTTAAAAGCCTGCACAAACCTAATGTCGTATACATCCCGCATATCGGAAAGATATTTTTCGAACGAATGTTCCGAATATAAAACCAAAGAAAGTGctcaaagtataaaaaaatatgcacAAAATGAATTTCCTAACAAGAGACGAAATCAGTTCTTTGCTGGATTTTTTGCTACTTTGGTGATGGCAACTTACGCATTTTCAACTGGAATATTAGAG ATATTTGTGTTTTAG
- the LOC100650542 gene encoding metaxin-1 isoform X2, giving the protein MDTFELTIWKGDWGLPSVDTECLQILVYAKFNNIPLKINATSNPFNGNLPILKTNDGTFNETKDIIEYFRGKNYNTEQNLSRKECAKIMAYDTMLKEKLFPALQFIWWIDEKNVNELIRPWYCKTLPFPLNFYYPGKFERQARAMLETLYPVEDNISIIENKVYSEAQKCLTLLSTSLGDSVYFLGEEPTLLDAIVYSYLAPLLKAPLPNPALQNHLKACTNLMSYTSRISERYFSNECSEYKTKESAQSIKKYAQNEFPNKRRNQFFAGFFATLVMATYAFSTGILEDESKSDNSG; this is encoded by the exons aTGGACACGTTTGAATTAACTATTTGGAAAGGTGATTGGGGTTTACCGTCAGTTGACACGGAATGTTTGCAGATTTTG gTTTATgccaaatttaataatataccttTGAAAATTAATGCAACTAGTAATCCATTTAATGGCAACTTACCTATACTAAAAACTAATGATGGTACATTTAATGAAACCAAggatataatagaatattttagagGAAAGAATTATAATACAGAACAGAATTTAAGTCGAAAAGAATGTGCAAAAATTATGGCTTATGATACaatgttgaaagaaaaattattcccAGCATTGCAATTCATTTG gTGGATAGATGAGAAAAATGTGAATGAATTAATAAGACCATGGTATTGTAAAACACTGCCCTTTCCATTAAATTTTTACTATCCAGGAAAATTTGAACGACAAGCTCGAGCTATGCTTGAAACTTTGTATCCTGTAGAAGATAATATAAGCATCATAGAAAATAAG gTTTACTCTGAAGCACAGAAATGTTTGACACTGTTATCCACAAGTCTTGGGGATTCAGTATATTTTCTGGGTGAAGAACCTACTCTATTGGATGCTATTGTATATTCTTACTTAGCACCATTGCTCAAAGCTCCTTTACCAAATCCAGCATTACAAAACCATTTAAAAGCCTGCACAAACCTAATGTCGTATACATCCCGCATATCGGAAAGATATTTTTCGAACGAATGTTCCGAATATAAAACCAAAGAAAGTGctcaaagtataaaaaaatatgcacAAAATGAATTTCCTAACAAGAGACGAAATCAGTTCTTTGCTGGATTTTTTGCTACTTTGGTGATGGCAACTTACGCATTTTCAACTGGAATATTAGAG
- the LOC100650542 gene encoding metaxin-1 isoform X1: MDTFELTIWKGDWGLPSVDTECLQILVYAKFNNIPLKINATSNPFNGNLPILKTNDGTFNETKDIIEYFRGKNYNTEQNLSRKECAKIMAYDTMLKEKLFPALQFIWWIDEKNVNELIRPWYCKTLPFPLNFYYPGKFERQARAMLETLYPVEDNISIIENKVYSEAQKCLTLLSTSLGDSVYFLGEEPTLLDAIVYSYLAPLLKAPLPNPALQNHLKACTNLMSYTSRISERYFSNECSEYKTKESAQSIKKYAQNEFPNKRRNQFFAGFFATLVMATYAFSTGILEVPVKKDEIANVPVEDALTYDE, translated from the exons aTGGACACGTTTGAATTAACTATTTGGAAAGGTGATTGGGGTTTACCGTCAGTTGACACGGAATGTTTGCAGATTTTG gTTTATgccaaatttaataatataccttTGAAAATTAATGCAACTAGTAATCCATTTAATGGCAACTTACCTATACTAAAAACTAATGATGGTACATTTAATGAAACCAAggatataatagaatattttagagGAAAGAATTATAATACAGAACAGAATTTAAGTCGAAAAGAATGTGCAAAAATTATGGCTTATGATACaatgttgaaagaaaaattattcccAGCATTGCAATTCATTTG gTGGATAGATGAGAAAAATGTGAATGAATTAATAAGACCATGGTATTGTAAAACACTGCCCTTTCCATTAAATTTTTACTATCCAGGAAAATTTGAACGACAAGCTCGAGCTATGCTTGAAACTTTGTATCCTGTAGAAGATAATATAAGCATCATAGAAAATAAG gTTTACTCTGAAGCACAGAAATGTTTGACACTGTTATCCACAAGTCTTGGGGATTCAGTATATTTTCTGGGTGAAGAACCTACTCTATTGGATGCTATTGTATATTCTTACTTAGCACCATTGCTCAAAGCTCCTTTACCAAATCCAGCATTACAAAACCATTTAAAAGCCTGCACAAACCTAATGTCGTATACATCCCGCATATCGGAAAGATATTTTTCGAACGAATGTTCCGAATATAAAACCAAAGAAAGTGctcaaagtataaaaaaatatgcacAAAATGAATTTCCTAACAAGAGACGAAATCAGTTCTTTGCTGGATTTTTTGCTACTTTGGTGATGGCAACTTACGCATTTTCAACTGGAATATTAGAG GTACCGGTAAAGAAGGATGAAATTGCAAACGTACCTGTTGAAGATGCTCTTACCTATGATgaataa
- the LOC100650542 gene encoding metaxin-1 isoform X4 — protein sequence MDTFELTIWKGDWGLPSVDTECLQILVYAKFNNIPLKINATSNPFNGNLPILKTNDGTFNETKDIIEYFRGKNYNTEQNLSRKECAKIMAYDTMLKEKLFPALQFIWWIDEKNVNELIRPWYCKTLPFPLNFYYPGKFERQARAMLETLYPVEDNISIIENKVYSEAQKCLTLLSTSLGDSVYFLGEEPTLLDAIVYSYLAPLLKAPLPNPALQNHLKACTNLMSYTSRISERYFSNECSEYKTKESAQSIKKYAQNEFPNKRRNQFFAGFFATLVMATYAFSTGILER from the exons aTGGACACGTTTGAATTAACTATTTGGAAAGGTGATTGGGGTTTACCGTCAGTTGACACGGAATGTTTGCAGATTTTG gTTTATgccaaatttaataatataccttTGAAAATTAATGCAACTAGTAATCCATTTAATGGCAACTTACCTATACTAAAAACTAATGATGGTACATTTAATGAAACCAAggatataatagaatattttagagGAAAGAATTATAATACAGAACAGAATTTAAGTCGAAAAGAATGTGCAAAAATTATGGCTTATGATACaatgttgaaagaaaaattattcccAGCATTGCAATTCATTTG gTGGATAGATGAGAAAAATGTGAATGAATTAATAAGACCATGGTATTGTAAAACACTGCCCTTTCCATTAAATTTTTACTATCCAGGAAAATTTGAACGACAAGCTCGAGCTATGCTTGAAACTTTGTATCCTGTAGAAGATAATATAAGCATCATAGAAAATAAG gTTTACTCTGAAGCACAGAAATGTTTGACACTGTTATCCACAAGTCTTGGGGATTCAGTATATTTTCTGGGTGAAGAACCTACTCTATTGGATGCTATTGTATATTCTTACTTAGCACCATTGCTCAAAGCTCCTTTACCAAATCCAGCATTACAAAACCATTTAAAAGCCTGCACAAACCTAATGTCGTATACATCCCGCATATCGGAAAGATATTTTTCGAACGAATGTTCCGAATATAAAACCAAAGAAAGTGctcaaagtataaaaaaatatgcacAAAATGAATTTCCTAACAAGAGACGAAATCAGTTCTTTGCTGGATTTTTTGCTACTTTGGTGATGGCAACTTACGCATTTTCAACTGGAATATTAGAG CGGTAA
- the LOC100650542 gene encoding metaxin-1 isoform X5: MDTFELTIWKGDWGLPSVDTECLQILVYAKFNNIPLKINATSNPFNGNLPILKTNDGTFNETKDIIEYFRGKNYNTEQNLSRKECAKIMAYDTMLKEKLFPALQFIWWIDEKNVNELIRPWYCKTLPFPLNFYYPGKFERQARAMLETLYPVEDNISIIENKVYSEAQKCLTLLSTSLGDSVYFLGEEPTLLDAIVYSYLAPLLKAPLPNPALQNHLKACTNLMSYTSRISERYFSNECSEYKTKESAQSIKKYAQNEFPNKRRNQFFAGFFATLVMATYAFSTGILEI; the protein is encoded by the exons aTGGACACGTTTGAATTAACTATTTGGAAAGGTGATTGGGGTTTACCGTCAGTTGACACGGAATGTTTGCAGATTTTG gTTTATgccaaatttaataatataccttTGAAAATTAATGCAACTAGTAATCCATTTAATGGCAACTTACCTATACTAAAAACTAATGATGGTACATTTAATGAAACCAAggatataatagaatattttagagGAAAGAATTATAATACAGAACAGAATTTAAGTCGAAAAGAATGTGCAAAAATTATGGCTTATGATACaatgttgaaagaaaaattattcccAGCATTGCAATTCATTTG gTGGATAGATGAGAAAAATGTGAATGAATTAATAAGACCATGGTATTGTAAAACACTGCCCTTTCCATTAAATTTTTACTATCCAGGAAAATTTGAACGACAAGCTCGAGCTATGCTTGAAACTTTGTATCCTGTAGAAGATAATATAAGCATCATAGAAAATAAG gTTTACTCTGAAGCACAGAAATGTTTGACACTGTTATCCACAAGTCTTGGGGATTCAGTATATTTTCTGGGTGAAGAACCTACTCTATTGGATGCTATTGTATATTCTTACTTAGCACCATTGCTCAAAGCTCCTTTACCAAATCCAGCATTACAAAACCATTTAAAAGCCTGCACAAACCTAATGTCGTATACATCCCGCATATCGGAAAGATATTTTTCGAACGAATGTTCCGAATATAAAACCAAAGAAAGTGctcaaagtataaaaaaatatgcacAAAATGAATTTCCTAACAAGAGACGAAATCAGTTCTTTGCTGGATTTTTTGCTACTTTGGTGATGGCAACTTACGCATTTTCAACTGGAATATTAGAG ATCTAA
- the LOC100650542 gene encoding metaxin-1 isoform X6: MVYAKFNNIPLKINATSNPFNGNLPILKTNDGTFNETKDIIEYFRGKNYNTEQNLSRKECAKIMAYDTMLKEKLFPALQFIWWIDEKNVNELIRPWYCKTLPFPLNFYYPGKFERQARAMLETLYPVEDNISIIENKVYSEAQKCLTLLSTSLGDSVYFLGEEPTLLDAIVYSYLAPLLKAPLPNPALQNHLKACTNLMSYTSRISERYFSNECSEYKTKESAQSIKKYAQNEFPNKRRNQFFAGFFATLVMATYAFSTGILEVPVKKDEIANVPVEDALTYDE; encoded by the exons ATG gTTTATgccaaatttaataatataccttTGAAAATTAATGCAACTAGTAATCCATTTAATGGCAACTTACCTATACTAAAAACTAATGATGGTACATTTAATGAAACCAAggatataatagaatattttagagGAAAGAATTATAATACAGAACAGAATTTAAGTCGAAAAGAATGTGCAAAAATTATGGCTTATGATACaatgttgaaagaaaaattattcccAGCATTGCAATTCATTTG gTGGATAGATGAGAAAAATGTGAATGAATTAATAAGACCATGGTATTGTAAAACACTGCCCTTTCCATTAAATTTTTACTATCCAGGAAAATTTGAACGACAAGCTCGAGCTATGCTTGAAACTTTGTATCCTGTAGAAGATAATATAAGCATCATAGAAAATAAG gTTTACTCTGAAGCACAGAAATGTTTGACACTGTTATCCACAAGTCTTGGGGATTCAGTATATTTTCTGGGTGAAGAACCTACTCTATTGGATGCTATTGTATATTCTTACTTAGCACCATTGCTCAAAGCTCCTTTACCAAATCCAGCATTACAAAACCATTTAAAAGCCTGCACAAACCTAATGTCGTATACATCCCGCATATCGGAAAGATATTTTTCGAACGAATGTTCCGAATATAAAACCAAAGAAAGTGctcaaagtataaaaaaatatgcacAAAATGAATTTCCTAACAAGAGACGAAATCAGTTCTTTGCTGGATTTTTTGCTACTTTGGTGATGGCAACTTACGCATTTTCAACTGGAATATTAGAG GTACCGGTAAAGAAGGATGAAATTGCAAACGTACCTGTTGAAGATGCTCTTACCTATGATgaataa